One genomic region from Rattus norvegicus strain BN/NHsdMcwi chromosome 10, GRCr8, whole genome shotgun sequence encodes:
- the Or1x2b gene encoding olfactory receptor Olr1408, with translation MSKWGENETGVIEFLLLGITNDPQQQRILFWAFLCMYLVTVAGNTLIFLAISSDPHLHTPMYFFLANLSFDDVCFTTNIIPRLLAGHVSGTETISYAYCLTQMYFLISFGNVDTFLLAAMALDRFVAICYPLQYHTIITPRLCVGLASVVWISSGLIALVHTLLMSRLTFCSSIPEISHFYCDAYLLMKLACSDTRINQLVFLGAVVFFVAPCILIVFSYVRIAMAVFQIPSAKGRHKAFSTCSSHLTVVILFYGTVLGIYIRPPDSFSTQDTVATIMFTVVTPMLNPFIYSLRNKDMKETVTRLLHRGSKSS, from the coding sequence ATGTCCAAGTGGGGAGAGAATGAGACTGGAGTCATTGAGTTTCTCCTGCTTGGCATCACAAATGACCCACAACAGCAACGAATCCTCTTCTGGGCTTTCCTGTGCATGTACCTGGTCACGGTGGCTGGGAACACACTCATCTTCCTGGCCATCAGCTCTGACCCGCACTTGCACacccccatgtatttcttccttgctaACCTTTCCTTTGATGATGTCTGCTTCACCACCAATATCATCCCCAGGCTGTTGGCTGGCCACGTGTCTGGAACGGAGACCATCTCTTATGCCTACTGCCTGACTCAGATGTATTTTCTAATTTCCTTTGGAAATGTGGACACCTTTCTGCTTGCTGCCATGGCACTAGACAGATTTGTGGCCATCTGCTACCCACTACAGTACCACACTATCATAACACCCCGGCTCTGTGTGGGGCTGGCATCCGTTGTGTGGATAAGCTCTGGGCTCATAGCTCTGGTGCACACACTCCTCATGAGCAGACTGACCTTCTGTTCCTCCATTCCAGAGATCTCTCACTTCTACTGTGATGCTTATCTGCTCATGAAGTTGGCCTGTTCAGACACACGGATCAATCAACTTGTCTTCCTGGGAGCCGTGGTCTTCTTTGTGGCCCCCTGCATTCTCATTGTGTTCTCTTATGTCCGAATCGCTATGGCAGTCTTTCAGATACCTTCTGCCAAGGGCAGGCACAAGGCATTTTCCACGTGTAGCTCCCACTTAACTGTGGTCATTCTGTTCTATGGGACAGTTCTGGGGATCTACATACGACCTCCAGACTCCTTCTCCACTCAGGACACAGTAGCCACCATCATGTTTACTGTGGTTACCCCCATGCTGAACCCCTTCATTtacagcctgaggaacaaggACATGAAGGAGACGGTGACAAGGCTCCTCCATAGAGGCTCAAAGTCCTCGTAG